The Strigops habroptila isolate Jane chromosome 8, bStrHab1.2.pri, whole genome shotgun sequence genome includes a window with the following:
- the CAB39 gene encoding calcium-binding protein 39 has translation MPFPFGKSHKSPADIVKNLKESMAVLEKQDISDKKAEKATEEVSKNLVAMKEILYGTNEKEPQTEAVAQLAQELYNSGLLSTLVADLQLIDFEGKKDVAQIFNNILRRQIGTRTPTVEYICTQQNILFMLLKGYESPEIALNCGIMLRECIRHEPLAKIILWSEQFYDFFRYVEMSTFDIASDAFATFKDLLTRHKLLSAEFLEQHYDRFFSEYEKLLHSENYVTKRQSLKLLGELLLDRHNFTIMTKYISKPENLKLMMNLLRDKSRNIQFEAFHVFKVFVANPNKTQPILDILLKNQTKLIEFLSKFQNDRTEDEQFNDEKTYLVKQIRDLKRPAQQEA, from the exons ATGCCATTCCCCTTTGGCAAGTCCCACAAGTCTCCTGCAGACATAGTGAAGAACCTGAAGGAAAGTATGGCAGTTCTAGAAAAGCAGGACATCTCTgacaaaaaggcagaaaag GCCACTGAGGAGGTCTCAAAAAACCTTGTTGCCATGAAAGAGATCTTGTATggcacaaatgaaaaagaaccaCAGACAGAAGCTGTGGCACAGCTAGCTCAAGAGCTCTACAACAGCGGTCTTCTTAGTACCCTAGTAGCCGACTTGCAACTAATTGATTTTGAG GGCAAAAAAGATGTTGCGCAAATTTTCAACAACATTCTCAGGAGGCAAATTGGTACAAGAACTCCCACAGTTGAATACATCTGCACTCAACAGAATATATTGTTCATGCTATTAAAAGG GTACGAGTCTCCAGAAATTGCTCTAAATTGTGGAATAATGCTTAGGGAATGCATCAGACACGAGCCACTTGCTAAAATAATCTTGTGGTCAGAACAGTTCTATGATTTCTTCAGATACGTGGAAATGTCAACATTTGACATTGCTTCAGATGCATTTGCCACATTCAAG GATTTGCTTACAAGACACAAGTTGCTAAGTGCAGAATTTTTGGAACAACATTATGATAGG ttcttCAGTGAATATGAGAAGTTACTTCATTCGGAAAATTACGTGACGAAGAGACAGTCACTTAAG CTCCTTGGTGAATTGTTATTGGACAGACACAACTTCACAATTATGACAAAGTACATCAGTAAACCTGAAAATCTCAAACTAATGATGAACCTTCTACGAGACAAGAGTCGTAACATCCAATTTGAGGCCTTTCATGTGTTTAAG gtGTTTGTAGCCAATCCTAACAAGACACAGCCTATATTAGACATCCTTCTAAAGAATCAGACCAAACTTATTGAGTTCCTCAGCAAGTTTCAGAATGACAGGACCGAGGATGAACAATTTAATGATGAGAAGACCTATTTAGTTAAACAGATCAGGGATTTGAAGAGACCAGCACAGCAAGAAGCTTAA